In the Loxodonta africana isolate mLoxAfr1 chromosome 1, mLoxAfr1.hap2, whole genome shotgun sequence genome, one interval contains:
- the NEPRO gene encoding nucleolus and neural progenitor protein isoform X4 yields MAAMRPGLEPWNRVKIPKAGSRSTVTVREPGAALGLCVAAVIKECSLITRLLKSQALDAETDVLCAVVYSNHNRMGRHKPHLALKQVEQCIKRLKSMNLEGSIQDLSELFSSSEKQPVTTRECVIPSEPVVELVLLKVLGACKLLLRLLDCCCKTFLLTVKHLGLREFIILNLVMVGLVSRLWVLYKGVLKRLISLYEPLFGLLQEVSRIQPMPYFKDFTFPSDIAAFLGQPYFEIFKKKMSTAFATKGVTKLLNRLFLTKEQPQMSSEEALLRITKKAKQMKTDIENNVDLGQPVRSKKACRGDQL; encoded by the exons ATGGCGGCGATGCGGCCGGGGCTGGAGCCGTGGAACCGCGTGAAGATCCCCAAAGCGGGAAGCCGCAGCACAGTGACAGTCCGGGAGCCCGGCGCGGCCCTTG GCCTCTGCGTGGCAGCTGTCATTAAAGAGTGCAGCCTCATCACACGGTTGCTGAAGAGCCAAGCCCTAGATGCAGAAACAGATGTGTTGTGTGCAGTCGTTTACAGCAATCACAACAGGATGGGCCGCCACAAGCCCCATCTGGCCCTCAAGCAG GTTGAACAATGTATAAAACGCTTGAAATCCATGAATTTGGAGGGTTCGATTCAAGACCTTTCTGAGTTGTTTTCTTCCAG TGAAAAGCAGCCTGTAACTACCAGAGAATGTGTGATTCCCAGTGAACCCGTGGTGGAATTGGTGTTGCTGAAGGTTTTGGGAGCCTGCAAGTTGTTACTCCGCCTGCTAGACTGTTGTTGCAAGACATTTCT CTTGACCGTGAAACACCTTGGTTTGCGAGAATTCATCATTTTAAACCTTGTGATGGTTGGGCTGGTGAGCCGGTTGTG GGTTCTCTATAAAGGTGTTTTAAAAAGGCTGATTTCTTTATATGAACCATTGTTTGGATTGCTCCAAGAGGTCTCCAGGATTCAACCAATGCCTTACTTTAAAGATTTCACCTTTCCCTCTGATATTGCCGCATTTCTCGGACAGCCCTATTTTGagatctttaagaaaaaaatgtctaCAGCTTTTGCAACTAAAGGGGTAACTAAGTTGCTGAATAGACTGTTTTTAACAAAAGAGCAACCACAGATGTCAAGTGAAGAAGCCTTACTTAGAATTACCAAAAAAGCTAAACAAATGAAGACCGATATAGAGAATAACGTGGATCTTGGCCAGCCAGTAAGGAGTAAGAAAGCCTGCAGAG GAGACCAACTATGA
- the NEPRO gene encoding nucleolus and neural progenitor protein isoform X3, which yields MAAMRPGLEPWNRVKIPKAGSRSTVTVREPGAALGLCVAAVIKECSLITRLLKSQALDAETDVLCAVVYSNHNRMGRHKPHLALKQVEQCIKRLKSMNLEGSIQDLSELFSSSEKQPVTTRECVIPSEPVVELVLLKVLGACKLLLRLLDCCCKTFLLTVKHLGLREFIILNLVMVGLVSRLWVLYKGVLKRLISLYEPLFGLLQEVSRIQPMPYFKDFTFPSDIAAFLGQPYFEIFKKKMSTAFATKGVTKLLNRLFLTKEQPQMSSEEALLRITKKAKQMKTDIENNVDLGQPVRSKKACREESSEFDVRAFCKRLQHRATQLAKEIRVHKNICLQLHSWWLR from the exons ATGGCGGCGATGCGGCCGGGGCTGGAGCCGTGGAACCGCGTGAAGATCCCCAAAGCGGGAAGCCGCAGCACAGTGACAGTCCGGGAGCCCGGCGCGGCCCTTG GCCTCTGCGTGGCAGCTGTCATTAAAGAGTGCAGCCTCATCACACGGTTGCTGAAGAGCCAAGCCCTAGATGCAGAAACAGATGTGTTGTGTGCAGTCGTTTACAGCAATCACAACAGGATGGGCCGCCACAAGCCCCATCTGGCCCTCAAGCAG GTTGAACAATGTATAAAACGCTTGAAATCCATGAATTTGGAGGGTTCGATTCAAGACCTTTCTGAGTTGTTTTCTTCCAG TGAAAAGCAGCCTGTAACTACCAGAGAATGTGTGATTCCCAGTGAACCCGTGGTGGAATTGGTGTTGCTGAAGGTTTTGGGAGCCTGCAAGTTGTTACTCCGCCTGCTAGACTGTTGTTGCAAGACATTTCT CTTGACCGTGAAACACCTTGGTTTGCGAGAATTCATCATTTTAAACCTTGTGATGGTTGGGCTGGTGAGCCGGTTGTG GGTTCTCTATAAAGGTGTTTTAAAAAGGCTGATTTCTTTATATGAACCATTGTTTGGATTGCTCCAAGAGGTCTCCAGGATTCAACCAATGCCTTACTTTAAAGATTTCACCTTTCCCTCTGATATTGCCGCATTTCTCGGACAGCCCTATTTTGagatctttaagaaaaaaatgtctaCAGCTTTTGCAACTAAAGGGGTAACTAAGTTGCTGAATAGACTGTTTTTAACAAAAGAGCAACCACAGATGTCAAGTGAAGAAGCCTTACTTAGAATTACCAAAAAAGCTAAACAAATGAAGACCGATATAGAGAATAACGTGGATCTTGGCCAGCCAGTAAGGAGTAAGAAAGCCTGCAGAG AAGAGTCGTCAGAATTTGATGTGAGGGCTTTCTGCAAACGGCTGCAACACAGAGCCACTCAG